A genomic region of Miscanthus floridulus cultivar M001 chromosome 3, ASM1932011v1, whole genome shotgun sequence contains the following coding sequences:
- the LOC136543967 gene encoding disease resistance protein RGA2-like, whose product MEAITSAATDDLIGRAISFLVDKLTNRECMEDKLQRLQLLLLRVRTVIEEADARCITNSGMLMQLKQLSESMYRGYYVLENFKYRPVIESDEQKVSSSRTLVSSIIGASIKRFRMSNSTTSRSSTADDVVGALRSLETMVDTMKEFVILIGGCERVCRNPYDTYLYIDNFMFGRHVEKQQVINTLLQKHLNNQGAPAILAIIGAHKVGKRTLVSHVCNTDKIRSHFSSMLHISGHAISSIEHDKFPCVRTLVVIEFTSDVNDDDWMKFYSCASRMGEGSKVVVISRLEKIARFATVKPIHLKLLSQEEFSYLFKVLAFGSTNPEDNPQLSSIGNELATLMQRSFIMGNILADLTNRECMEDKLQRLQLLLLRVCMVVDEADGRCITNSGMLMQLKLLSESMYQGYYVLENFKYRPITESDEQRGALNVCAAIPTESLHEFY is encoded by the exons ATGGAGGCGATTACATCTGCTGCTACTGACGACCTAATTGGCCGCGCCATCTCCTTTCTGGTTGACAAGTTGACAAATCGAGAATGCATGGAGGACAAGTTGCAAAGGCTGCAGCTTCTCCTGCTGAGAGTGCGCACGGTCATCGAAGAAGCCGATGCGCGATGTATCACAAACTCTGGTATGCTGATGCAGCTCAAGCAGCTTTCAGAGAGCATGTACCGAGGGTACTATGTGCTGGAAAACTTCAAGTATAGGCCTGTAATTGAGAGTGATGAACAGAAGGTGAGTAGCTCCCGTACACTTGTGTCGTCCATTATTGGAGCTTCTATAAAACGTTTTCGTATGAGTAACAGTACTACTAGTAGGAGCTCTACTGCTGATGATGTCGTCGGTGCTTTGCGGAGCTTGGAAACTATGGTAGATACAATGAAAGAGTTCGTCATACTGATAGGGGGCTGTGAACGTGTGTGCCGCAATCCCTACGACACATATCTTTATATCGATAACTTCATGTTCGGTCGCCATGTGGAaaagcagcaagttatcaataCACTGCTGCAGAAACATCTCAATAATCAGGGTGCTCCAGCCATTCTTGCAATCATCGGCGCTCATAAGGTTGGCAAAAGAACTCTTGTTTCACATGTGTGCAATACTGACAAGATTCGGAGCCATTTCTCTTCGATGTTGCATATTTCTGGGCACGCCATAAGCAGTATAGAACATGACAAGTTCCCATGCGTGAGGACTCTGGTCGTGATCGAATTTACTTCAGACGTCAATGACGATGATTGGATGAAGTTCTATTCTTGTGCGTCACGCATGGGTGAAGGAAGCAAAGTGGTAGTCATAAGTAGGCTTGAAAAGATTGCAAGATTTGCTACCGTAAAGCCAATCCATCTGAAATTGTTGTCACAAGAAGAGTTTAGCTATCTCTTCAAGGTATTGGCATTTGGAAGCACAAATCCAGAGGACAACCCACAGTTATCATCCATAGGAAATGAGTTGGCAACACTGATGCAGAGATCGTTCATCATGGGAAACATTCTGGCTGAT TTGACAAATCGAGAATGCATGGAGGACAAGTTGCAGAGGCTGCAGCTCCTCCTGCTGAGAGTGTGTATGGTCGTCGATGAGGCCGATGGGCGATGTATCACAAACTCTGGTATGTTGATGCAGCTCAAGCTGCTTTCAGAGAGCATGTATCAAGGGTACTATGTGCTGGAGAACTTCAAGTATAGGCCTATAACGGAGAGTGATGAACAGAGG GGGGCTTTGAACGTGTGCGCCGCAATCCCTACTGAAAGTTTGCATGAGTTCTATTGA